One Tachysurus vachellii isolate PV-2020 chromosome 8, HZAU_Pvac_v1, whole genome shotgun sequence genomic window carries:
- the LOC132849757 gene encoding uncharacterized protein LOC132849757 — protein MEDHANITFPHNLIRKAFYHFSALREYSYNYSCVRCGHSPPVLVADGNWKIAFDLPAHLFRRPNLDKISQEDTQVNVRTRWETLEKEMTASGSCDGNKCANPYSRPLTYTAFTPWLGNCSRVSNIVPKTEVYKGLSQKDRAFTSSCGLEIDEEAILQVLESKTPKKEALVKACNALGVLHVGSTTDLINRLEELLLYKDLYPKMFVKLQKAGGKTLSYVKGLSSPI, from the exons ATGGAGGATCATGCCAACATCACTTTTCCACACAATTTGATAAGAAAAGCATTTTATCATTTCTCTGCTCTGAGGGAGTACTCCTATAACTATTCATGTGTCAGATGTGGCCACAGTCCTCCGGTTTTGGTTGCAGATGGAAACTGGAAAATTGCATTTGATTTACCAG CACATCTGTTTAGACGGCCAAATTTGGACAAAATCAGCCAAGAGGATACTCAAGTTAATGTCAGGACAAGATGGGAGACCCTTGAGAAGGAAATGACTGCTTCTGGGTCCTGTGATG GCAACAAATGTGCCAATCCTTATTCACGTCCCTTGACATACACTGCCTTTACTCCTTGGCTGGGTAACTGCTCTAGGGTAAGTAATATTGTTCCAAAGACAGAAGTGTACAAAGGTCTATCTCAGAAAGATCGTGCTTTCACCTCTAGCTGTGGCTTGGAGATAGATGAAGAAGCCATTTTGCAAGTGCTGGAGTCCAAAACT CCAAAGAAAGAAGCCTTGGTCAAAGCCTGCAATGCCCTTGGAGTATTACACGTGGGTAGTACCACTGACTTAATAAACAGACTTGAGGAGCTACTCCTTTACAAGGACTTGTACCCCAAAATGTTTGTTAAGCTTCAGAAGGCTGGTGGTAAGACATTATCATACGTTAAAGGGTTAAGTTCACCCATTTAG
- the hspe1 gene encoding 10 kDa heat shock protein, mitochondrial: MAKAFRKFLPMFDRVLVERLAAETVTKGGIMIPEKSQGKVLQATVVAVGPGATNKTGAVTPVSVKVGERVLLPEYGGTKVVLDDQDYFLFRDADILGKYVE; encoded by the exons ATG GCTAAAGCTTTCAGAAAATTCCTGCCAATGTTTGACCGTGTTCTGGTGGAGCGGTTGGCAGCAGAGACTGTGACAAAAGGAGGCATCATGATTCCAGAAAAGTCCCAAGGCAAAGTGCTTCAGGCCACCGTGGTGGCTGTGGGACCTGGTGCCACCAACAAG acagGAGCTGTAACGCCTGTCAGCGTCAAAGTTGGTGAGAGAGTTCTACTGCCAGAATATGGAGGCACAAAAGTGGTTCTTGACGATCAG GACTATTTCTTGTTCCGGGATGCAGACATCCTTGGAAAATATGTTGAATAA
- the LOC132850542 gene encoding uncharacterized protein LOC132850542, producing MHPQKTASYFRFANQVTGPYVSIAIKMVPGSWKLVNNKGVPAQFGSVDCGVFMLMYALYKVFNWEFDFTQHDMAHIMRWWVNLLLAKMTHGRKRKCASALSEVIREETKEQEAGQVQNIEILMLPDSVLSEILLHVVVEEGGSGLLNLSLVCSKFRSLVDTDSFRRRAHFCWLDSVTNWREKSVTCQENYQMYTLQPCRHCNEIYKNCLPGYVGRGKQGEMQGLYSENTHPGFCNDWCQLLENEMPFN from the exons ATGCATCCTCAAAAGACTGCATCCTATTTCCGATTTGCAAATCAGGTCACTGGACCTTATGT CTCAATTGCAATAAAGATGGTTCCGGGATCCTGGAAGCTTGTTAATAATAAG ggtGTTCCAGCACAGTTTGGATCTGTGGACTGCGGTGTATTCATGCTAATG TATGCACTGTACAAGGTGTTTAACTGGGAGTTTGACTTCACCCAG CATGATATGGCCCATATCATGCGGTGGTGGGTGAATCTGCTCttagcaaaaatgacacatggAAG aaagagGAAGTGCGCATCAGCCTTGTCGGAAGTAATCCGTGAAGAGACAAAAGAACAGGAGGCAGGACAAGTACAGAACATCGAAATCTTGATG TTGCCAGACTCTGTCCTGTCTGAAATTCTTCTTCACGTGGTCGTTGAGGAGGGTGGTTCTGGATTGTTAAATTTGTCTTTAGTTTGTTCCAAATTCAGAAGTCTGGTGGATACAGACTCATTTAGGAGAAGGGCACACTTCTGCTGGCTTGACA gTGTAACAAATTGGAGAGAGAAGTCTGTGACTTGTCAAGAAAACTACCAGATGTACACACTGCAGCCCTGCAGACACTGCAATGAAATTTATAAGAACTGCTTACCAG GTTATGTTGGAAGAGGAAAACAAGGAGAAATGCAAGGTTTATACTCGGAAAACACCCATCCAGGGTTTTGCAATGATTGGTGCCAGCTACTCGAGAATGAAATGCCGTTCAATTAA